The following proteins are encoded in a genomic region of Clarias gariepinus isolate MV-2021 ecotype Netherlands chromosome 12, CGAR_prim_01v2, whole genome shotgun sequence:
- the terfa gene encoding telomeric repeat binding factor a isoform X2, which produces MEFPASCRLVVRPIDGHSDMTIKLRFMQFLSRINDGDKLDVTFQKPLTPLESALSVLESICTEKDVAQDILEQVHTLIREMLIVVCIKSKQFEKAQEMLIKHFPKGMDSAGKKKLYLDLIKRRCSTHSVLNTILYSEFKQDMLDFIEKLHPIPEPFLIKMVKLSRQGRTADVAAAHKPQAIRTVNEQSRTQERANGEHAAFLHHSQANSQQKTPTENNPRIQAYSQAPLVTVHLNLGNLRAVYPKLAEHFSVSVPFTQLEDEVECEAQQENDIDHNMDLCLKLAETPLLECSEENEQECLSAGEVRPSDEKLQPEQQSLEHSTSVQSDAASQDKVTLKNSTQNEETLTNSTNQPAELEQGSLDDTPSLGESPVRSSAEKVTAARVCTVSVARLVMDDDSVLSDLEASDSQKTSSPVQGNANTEDPLSSLSVSPAPVRKYRGRASHRKSNRTKLDQPQKCSTPSKDGNSSSPAQHTPNKECQKLASNSPHAKTDGQSEETIENIVDDSPPSAKRPGTSLKRRNWMDLSGAQEEWSDEESLFSASTKKHKGQSSMDSGSKRKKWTVEESEWVKQGVALYGEGRWERIKSAFPFKGRTAVNIKDRWRTMKKSKAG; this is translated from the exons ATGGAGTTCCCCGCCTCGTGCC GTTTAGTGGTCAGACCCATTGATGGACACTCTGACATGACCATCAAACTGCGATTCATGCAGTTTCTCTCACGGATCAACGATGGAGACAAACTTG aTGTCACATTTCAAAAGCCCCTAACGCCCCTCGAATCAGCATTAAGTGTGCTTGAATCTATCTGTACAGAAAAAGATGTTGCACAAGATATACTGGAGCAAGTTCACACCTTGATCAGGGAAATG CTTATTGTTGTTTGCATAAAGAGCAAGCAATTTGAAAAAGCTCAGGAGatgctgattaaacactttcCAAAAGGAATGGACTCAGCTGGCAAG AAAAAGCTGTATCTAGATCTGATAAAAAGGCGATGCAGCACACATTCAGTTCTGAACACGATCTTGTACAGTGAATTCAAACAGGACATGCTGGACTTTATCGAGAAACTTCATCCCATTCCAGAGCCTTTTCTAATTAAG ATGGTCAAGCTCTCGAGACAAGGAAGGACAGCAGACGTTGCAGCTGCACATAAGCCCCAAGCCATTAGAACTGTTAACGAGCAGTCACGTACACAGGAAAGAGCAAACGGTGAACATGCAGCTTTCCTGCACCATTCTCAAGCCAATTCACAAcaaaaaacaccaacagaaaaTAACCCAag gaTTCAAGCTTATTCTCAGGCTCCCTTGGTAACTGTGCACCTGAACTTGGGCAACTTGAGGGCCGTCTATCCCAAGCTTGCTGAGCacttttctgtctctgtccccTTCACTCAGCTAGAGGATGAGGTGGAGTGTGAGGCACAGCAGGAGAATGACATCGATCATAACATGGATCTATGTCTTAAACTTGCAGAGACTCCTTTGTTGGAGTGTTCTGAAGAAAATGAGCAGGAGTGTTTGTCAGCGGGTGAAGTGAGACCCTCTGATGAGAAATTGCAGCCAGAGCAGCAAAGCCTCGAGCACAGCACTTCTGTGCAGTCTGATGCTGCTAGTCAAGATAAAGTGACGCTGAAAAACAGCACTCAAAATGAAGAGACACTCACAAACAGCACAAATCAACCTGCGGAACTGGAACAAGGAAGTTTAGATGACACACCTTCACTAGGAGAATCACCAGTTCGTTCATCTGCTGAGAAAGTGACAGCTGCtcgtgtgtgtacagtgagtGTCGCACGGTTAGTGATGGATGACGACAGTGTGCTAAGTGATCTAGAAGCCTCAGATTCTCAAAAGACTTCTAGTCCAGTGCAGGGTAACGCTAACACAGAAGATCCACTCAGCTCGCTGTCTGTCAGCCCGGCTCCTGTTCGGAAATATCGCGGAAGAGCTTCTCACAG GAAGAGTAATCGCACTAAGCttgaccagcctcagaaatgtTCCACCCCCAGCAAAGATGGAAACAGCTCTTCTCCTGCCCAACACACACCTAATAAGGAATGTCAGAAACTAGCATCAAACAG CCCACACGcaaagacagatggacagagtgAAGAAACTATAGAAAACATTGTTGATGATTCTCCACCATCAGCAAAACGGCCTGGAACCTCCCTTAAGCG GAGGAATTGGATGGATTTGTCTGGAGCCCAGGAAGAGTGGAGTGATGAGGAGTCACTGTTCTCTGCATCCACTAAAAAACATAAAG gtCAAAGCTCAATGGACAGCGGTTCCAAAAGAAAG AAGTGGACTGTTGAAGAGTCTGAATGGGTGAAACAAGGAGTGGCTCTTTACGGCGAGGGACGATGGGAGAGGATTAAAAGCGCATTCCCTTTTAAAGGCCGCACGGCAGTCAATATCAAAGACCGCTGGCGCACCATGAAAAAATCTAAAGCGGGTTAG
- the terfa gene encoding telomeric repeat binding factor a isoform X1, with protein MASRKSNSKRLSDEQIINRWSFDFYVSKAFEAFRNEDYDSFTQLRNLIESLVVRPIDGHSDMTIKLRFMQFLSRINDGDKLDVTFQKPLTPLESALSVLESICTEKDVAQDILEQVHTLIREMLIVVCIKSKQFEKAQEMLIKHFPKGMDSAGKKKLYLDLIKRRCSTHSVLNTILYSEFKQDMLDFIEKLHPIPEPFLIKMVKLSRQGRTADVAAAHKPQAIRTVNEQSRTQERANGEHAAFLHHSQANSQQKTPTENNPRIQAYSQAPLVTVHLNLGNLRAVYPKLAEHFSVSVPFTQLEDEVECEAQQENDIDHNMDLCLKLAETPLLECSEENEQECLSAGEVRPSDEKLQPEQQSLEHSTSVQSDAASQDKVTLKNSTQNEETLTNSTNQPAELEQGSLDDTPSLGESPVRSSAEKVTAARVCTVSVARLVMDDDSVLSDLEASDSQKTSSPVQGNANTEDPLSSLSVSPAPVRKYRGRASHRKSNRTKLDQPQKCSTPSKDGNSSSPAQHTPNKECQKLASNSPHAKTDGQSEETIENIVDDSPPSAKRPGTSLKRRNWMDLSGAQEEWSDEESLFSASTKKHKGQSSMDSGSKRKKWTVEESEWVKQGVALYGEGRWERIKSAFPFKGRTAVNIKDRWRTMKKSKAG; from the exons ATGGCGTCCAGGAAGAGCAACAGCAAACGACTTAGCGACGAACAAATTATTAACCGCTGGAGTTTTGACTTTTATGTTTCTAAAGCTTTCGAAGCGTTTCGAAATGAGGATTATGATAGTTTCACCCAGCTCAGGAACCTTATCGAAA GTTTAGTGGTCAGACCCATTGATGGACACTCTGACATGACCATCAAACTGCGATTCATGCAGTTTCTCTCACGGATCAACGATGGAGACAAACTTG aTGTCACATTTCAAAAGCCCCTAACGCCCCTCGAATCAGCATTAAGTGTGCTTGAATCTATCTGTACAGAAAAAGATGTTGCACAAGATATACTGGAGCAAGTTCACACCTTGATCAGGGAAATG CTTATTGTTGTTTGCATAAAGAGCAAGCAATTTGAAAAAGCTCAGGAGatgctgattaaacactttcCAAAAGGAATGGACTCAGCTGGCAAG AAAAAGCTGTATCTAGATCTGATAAAAAGGCGATGCAGCACACATTCAGTTCTGAACACGATCTTGTACAGTGAATTCAAACAGGACATGCTGGACTTTATCGAGAAACTTCATCCCATTCCAGAGCCTTTTCTAATTAAG ATGGTCAAGCTCTCGAGACAAGGAAGGACAGCAGACGTTGCAGCTGCACATAAGCCCCAAGCCATTAGAACTGTTAACGAGCAGTCACGTACACAGGAAAGAGCAAACGGTGAACATGCAGCTTTCCTGCACCATTCTCAAGCCAATTCACAAcaaaaaacaccaacagaaaaTAACCCAag gaTTCAAGCTTATTCTCAGGCTCCCTTGGTAACTGTGCACCTGAACTTGGGCAACTTGAGGGCCGTCTATCCCAAGCTTGCTGAGCacttttctgtctctgtccccTTCACTCAGCTAGAGGATGAGGTGGAGTGTGAGGCACAGCAGGAGAATGACATCGATCATAACATGGATCTATGTCTTAAACTTGCAGAGACTCCTTTGTTGGAGTGTTCTGAAGAAAATGAGCAGGAGTGTTTGTCAGCGGGTGAAGTGAGACCCTCTGATGAGAAATTGCAGCCAGAGCAGCAAAGCCTCGAGCACAGCACTTCTGTGCAGTCTGATGCTGCTAGTCAAGATAAAGTGACGCTGAAAAACAGCACTCAAAATGAAGAGACACTCACAAACAGCACAAATCAACCTGCGGAACTGGAACAAGGAAGTTTAGATGACACACCTTCACTAGGAGAATCACCAGTTCGTTCATCTGCTGAGAAAGTGACAGCTGCtcgtgtgtgtacagtgagtGTCGCACGGTTAGTGATGGATGACGACAGTGTGCTAAGTGATCTAGAAGCCTCAGATTCTCAAAAGACTTCTAGTCCAGTGCAGGGTAACGCTAACACAGAAGATCCACTCAGCTCGCTGTCTGTCAGCCCGGCTCCTGTTCGGAAATATCGCGGAAGAGCTTCTCACAG GAAGAGTAATCGCACTAAGCttgaccagcctcagaaatgtTCCACCCCCAGCAAAGATGGAAACAGCTCTTCTCCTGCCCAACACACACCTAATAAGGAATGTCAGAAACTAGCATCAAACAG CCCACACGcaaagacagatggacagagtgAAGAAACTATAGAAAACATTGTTGATGATTCTCCACCATCAGCAAAACGGCCTGGAACCTCCCTTAAGCG GAGGAATTGGATGGATTTGTCTGGAGCCCAGGAAGAGTGGAGTGATGAGGAGTCACTGTTCTCTGCATCCACTAAAAAACATAAAG gtCAAAGCTCAATGGACAGCGGTTCCAAAAGAAAG AAGTGGACTGTTGAAGAGTCTGAATGGGTGAAACAAGGAGTGGCTCTTTACGGCGAGGGACGATGGGAGAGGATTAAAAGCGCATTCCCTTTTAAAGGCCGCACGGCAGTCAATATCAAAGACCGCTGGCGCACCATGAAAAAATCTAAAGCGGGTTAG
- the ckap4 gene encoding cytoskeleton-associated protein 4 — translation MPAKNKNKSVNSSDKPAVNPQDDAAKKSPKLSKADSSGNSKPGPGNLTKFLSALSYLVLVSGAAFASFYLQRVLTEVNQIRSESEEALRKNAEVLQKVEDAVQQVNSMKFSLEGLEAAVGRTQAELESTNRAIIKGETETRRVEEVLQKLQNEILRDLSEGIREVKQAREHDFSSLEKTLEVRLAELSRSIADSVAEFTGAQEEAQAQLSDLKVRLGEQNEPGNLKEELLSITTAVANLHTANEVADGNIGVLREQIASVSSELQTRNKEVASLSEEIETVRSLVQTTAGSLRQEVSASQAIVQGVSDQIQNMQHNQLHTSQALQSLQIDLRGELSKTETREDELEARLKIAEGSLEALANSAAEQASRVETFLSKYDSHESSLASQSQVAEKARQALKDELGGLRSSLGDLQASIEALSDTNTRLEGVDMALQESVLQTEQLQNDKSENAGQEEEAAVDGVAEEDLTAEEEVEEEAEAEEVVEEEVATEEAVEEDLVTDEVAEEEFVDEEVPSEEDERP, via the exons ATGCCCGCcaagaacaaaaacaagagCGTTAACTCGAGCGACAAACCCGCAGTAAATCCTCAGGATGACGCGGCGAAGAAAAGCCCGAAACTGAGTAAAGCGGACAGTTCTGGTAACTCTAAACCCGGCCCGGGAAACCTCACAAAGTTCCTGTCTGCCCTGTCTTACTTGGTTCTAGTGTCCGGAGCCGCTTTCGCCTCTTTCTACCTGCAGAGAGTGCTGACTGAAGTGAACCAGATCCGCTCCGAGAGTGAAGAAGCCCTGCGGAAGAACGCCGAGGTGCTGCAGAAAGTAGAAGACGCAGTTCAACAG GTGAATTCCATGAAGTTTTCCCTGGAGGGTCTGGAGGCTGCAGTGGGCCGTACACAGGCTGAACTGGAAAGCACTAATCGAGCTATAATAAAAGGAGAAACAGAGACAAGACGGGTTGAAGAAGTGCTTCAGAAACTCCAGAACGAAATCCTTCGGGACCTTTCTGAGGGCATCCGGGAAGTGAAACAGGCACGGGAGCATGATTTCTCCTCTCTGGAgaaaaccctggaggtgcgtcTGGCTGAGCTGAGCCGCTCTATCGCTGACAGCGTAGCCGAGTTCACCGGTGCTCAAGAAGAAGCACAAGCCCAGCTCAGTGACCTCAAAGTTAGACTGGGAGAGCAGAATGAACCGGGTAATCTCAAAGAAGAACTTCTGTCCATCACCACTGCTGTGGCCAACCTCCACACTGCAAATGAGGTGGCAGATGGCAACATAGGTGTTCTCAGGGAACAGATTGCATCAGTCAGTTCAGAGCTTCAGACAAGGAACAAAGAGGTGGCATCTTTGTCTGAGGAAATTGAGACTGTCAGGTCTCTTGTGCAGACCACTGCTGGCTCATTGAGGCAGGAGGTATCTGCATCGCAGGCAATTGTGCAGGGTGTATCTGACCAGATCCAAAATATGCAGCATAATCAGCTTCACACCAGCCAAGCCCTACAGAGCCTGCAGATAGACCTCAGGGGAGAACTGTCTAAGACAGAGACAAGGGAAGACGAACTGGAGGCCAGGCTTAAGATCGCAGAAGGAAGCCTAGAAGCACTGGCGAACTCGGCTGCAGAGCAGGCAAGCCGAGTTGAGACATTTCTCTCCAAATATGACTCGCATGAGAGCTCATTAGCTTCCCAGAGCCAGGTGGCTGAGAAGGCCAGGCAGGCACTCAAAGATGAGCTTGGGGGGTTAAGAAGTAGCCTTGGGGATCTCCAGGCCAGCATAGAAGCTTTGTCTGACACTAATACCAGGTTGGAAGGAGTGGATATGGCTTTGCAAGAGTCAGTGCTACAAACTGAGCAGCTGCAAAATGATAAGTCAGAGAATGCTGGTCAGGAAGAAGAGGCAGCAGTAGATGGGGTAGCTGAAGAAGACTTAACAGCAGAGGAGGAAGTTGAGGAAGAGGCAGAAGCAGAGGAGGTAGTTGAAGAAGAGGTAGCAACAGAAGAGGCAGTTGAAGAAGACTTGGTAACAGACGAGGTAGCTGAGGAGGAATTTGTAGATGAGGAAGTGCCGTCTGAGGAGGATGAGAGACCATGA